Below is a window of Planococcus rifietoensis DNA.
TCGGCTTGCAGGCCGGTTTCCTCATAAGTTTCCCGTACAGCCGTCTCGAGAAATGTTTCACCAGGCTCCATCACGCCGCCCGGAATGCCCCATACGTCTCTGTCTTTTCTATGCTGAAGCAAAATTTGGCCGTGCTGTTCTAGAATGATTCCGCAGCCAACCGTCATCAACAAATTCGAACCGATGAGCTGCCGCATGTCTTGAATATAATTCATTGCCATTCCTCCGCTAGTTATAGTTTCTCTTTATCGTTGGTTTCCCCTTTAACTTTCGACGCCGCTATCTCCTTGCCAGTAACAGCTTGCTTATTCATCTCGATCATCCATCTCATGAGCACCACGCGATCCACCAATTTCACTCCATTGGATGCAGCCAATTTCTTTGCCGGCTCTGTATAGCCGCTATTGGTGACCACCCAGCATTCATCCGCTTTATAATGGAGCTTCGCCGTGGAAACTTCTTGTACGGCTTTCAACCCGACATTCTTTTTATAGCGTTTCGCTTGGACGACAATTCTTTGCCCGCCTTTCGACAAAATGAGATCTGCGCCGTAATCGCCGGTGGCTGGCGTCATTTGCACATGATAGCCTCGTTCTAAAAACAATACGCGAAGATAGTCTTCAAATTCCTTGCCCTTCATCTGATCCACTTGCAGCATGCCGGACCGCTTCAGTTTGCGGTCTCTGAGAATATTGGTAATTAGCGCAAGCGAAAAAGCGCCTAAAACAAAGACGACCAGAAACCCTGCTAATTGAGGCTCTGCTGTGGCGATGCTCCACAACATATCCAACCCTAATTGAAAACCACTAAAAAACTCCTCCATAAGATGCTCCCCCAGTTCCCATTTTTAATTCTTTATTACCTTAAATATACCAAAAAAATCCACCATAAAATAGAAAAAGAGAAGAATTTTCAGATTCTTCTCTTCAATCTCTTGCTATCATTTTGATTCATTCGTTAAATTCAACATTAACGTATTAATGGCTCTTTCGGAAGCAGCACACGATCCAAGGTTTTCGCCGTCGCGGGCATAATGGCGTTCAAGATAAGCCCGCCGAAACATACGGTCAGCACAGTTCCGATGCCGATCGGCCCCCCGAACACAACGGCCAGGATCAGGAACATCAAATAGATGGCGGTTCTGGAGTAGAACAGATTGGTCTTCGCCAGTTCTTTTACGAGAAGCGTCAGGCGGTCCACTGGAATCGGTGCGAAATTCGTGTGGAGATAGATTGCCGTTCCCACGCCTACTGCGAAGAGACCCGCTGTAAAGTAGAGAATCTGGCTGGTGACACCAACAGGCGCAATCGCTGTGCTCAATGCATGAAGCCAGAAATCGATGCCGATTCCGACAATGACGGCGGTCATGATGCCAAGGAGTTCCGGTTTTTGACGGCCGAGCATGGCGTTGCCGACAATCATGATGGCGGCGATGATGATTTCCCAGCTCCCCACCGTCAATCCGACATTAAAGCTCAGCCCAACCAATAAAGCGTCGAACGGTGACGTGCCGAGGTCTGACAAAATGGTCAGCGAAATGCCGAGTGACAATAACAGCAAGCCTGCGACGTAAAAGAAATATTTCATTTTTTTCACTCCTCCTTCTTGCATTGGCCGAATGATTCTTGTACACTCAATATAATTCATTATTGTTGCAAATGCAACATAATAAAGGAGTTATTCTATGGCAGAAATTCTGCGTGAAATCGGCATGATTGCCCGTGCCCTTGATTCCATCAGCAATATCGAATTCAAAGAGCTCGAGCTGACGAAAGGGCAATATCTTTATCTCGTCCGCATCTGTGAAAATCCCGGCATCATCCAGGAACAATTGCTCGACCTCATCAAAGTCGACCGCTCCACTGCGACACGCGCGCTCCAGAAATTGGAGAGCAACGGCTTTATTGAAAAACGTAATGACCCGGACAATAAGAAAATCAAAAAGATCTACCCGACCGAAAAAGCACGCCAAGCCTATCCTTTCATCATCCGGGAAAACGAGCATTCGAATACCGTTGCACTCGAGGGCTTTACCGTACAGGAAGCGTTAGAGGCCGAGCGCTATTTGCGACGCATCCGAGAGAACATCGAAGTCGATTTCGAATCGGTCAAAAAAGGCCATAAGCGTGATTACTAATCATTAAAGGAGCGAATCTTCATGGCAAGCCTACGTAAATGCACAGCAAGCGATCTTCAAGAACTGCAGGACATCAGCATTCTCACTTATAAAGAAACCTTCGACGAACACAATAGCGAAGAAAACATGAACACCTATCTTGAAGCGGCTTATAATAAAATGAAGCTTGAGAAAGAACTCGCCACGCCCGCTTCCCATTTCTATTTCGCGATGGTTGATGGTGAAGTGGCCGGCTATTTGAAAATCAACACAGACGAAGCGCAAACGGAGCCAATGGGCAGTGAAGCGCTTGAAGTGGAGCGCATCTACATCAAGAAGAAATTCCAGAAAAACGGCGCTGGGAAAGTGCTGATGAACCAGGCGTTCGAGATGGCACATGAACTCGGCAAAGAAAAAATCTGGCTCGGCGTCTGGGAGCATAACGACAATGCCCGGGCTTTTTACGATAAGAAAGGCTTTGTCGAAACCGGCAGCCATTCGTTTTTCATGGGTGACGACGAGCAGACAGATTTGATTTTGACGAAGACTTTGTAACTTTATTGCTTAAGGAGGCCTACTATGTACATTCCAAAATACTATAAAGTGAATGACCCGGAAGAGATCCGCGCGTTTATCCAGGCCAATGCGTTTGGCACCTTGGTCACGACTAGAAAAGACCGACCGATTGCTACTCATCTGCCTTTGCAGCTGAAAAAAGAAGGCGAGGATTATTACCTGACCGGCCATTTCGCTTATGGAAATCCTCAATGGCGCACGATTGAAGTGGCCAATGAGGTTCTCGTGACGTTCCAAGGTCCTCATGCTTATGTTTCTTCTTCCTGGTACGAGCAGAAAAACGTGCCGACTTGGAACTATCAATCGGCGCATGTGTATGGAACGGGGCGGTTGTTGTCGGAAGATGAACTGCGACAGGATTTAGTGACGCTATTGGAAACATACGAACAGCATCGCGACGAGCCGGTGTTGTGGGATACCTTGCCAAAAGAAATGCTGGAGCAGGAAATCAAAGGCATTGTCGGTTTCAAGCTGAAGATCACCGAAATCCAGGCAGCTTACAAGTTAAGCCAAAACCGCACGGCGAAAGACTATCAAAACGTCATTGACGGATTGCGCGAAGAAGACCATCCTGCTGCACACGAAGTGGCGGACGTCATGGACAAAAGACGCCCCTAGCTGCCTGACCCTTATCGCTTGAAGTTCAGGTCCTTTTCTTATATAACTAAGATAATTGAATGATAAAAAAAGTTTTCTAGGGTTCCGCAGCATCGCTGGCCTGGTCCGAGAGAAGACACACAGCTCATGCTGTGACACGGAGGGACAAAAGCCTGGGAGAAACTGTTTTTACAGTTCTCCTGGGCTTTTTATTTTGTAAGCCGCTGCTTTTGCGAGCGTAGTGGAGCACGGAATAGCGGGATAAACAAAAAAAGAACCCCTGCCTGCAGAAAGTTCTCGTTCATGGTCTGAGCTTTCGAAAATCCAGCGCCCTGAGGCACGGTCAGGATGATTTCTCTAACTCGTTCATTCTTTTTTCAAGTTCTTTGACACGATTGTTGCTCGTTAACGAAGTGGTAAAAGCAATAATCGCGAAAGTGAAACCAGACAGGCCAAAAATAAAGCCCATGAGTCCAAAGGCTTCCATGCAATCCCTCCTCTGTTGACCTTAAGCAAGGCTTTTTTCGCTTATTCCTGGACCGATTGTGTGGGAATTATAAAGACACAAGCTTTATTCCACGGAATTGTAGACATTCATTGTACCATTTCCAGTGTCTGGAAGATATCGGTTCGATATTGAAACGGCTGTACTTTTTTAAATGCAGGAACAGCAAATATGTTGAAAAACTACCTCGAATAACATACTTGGATTCGTGTTACCTTCGTTTTTATGAATTTTATTAACCTGGATGAAAAAGCGGAGGATGGCGACTAATGAATAAGCGAAAGGAACTTGAGTTTGTTCATTTGCGACGCATCTGCCATGCAGATGTGGGAGCAGCTGCGTTTCGAACTGTTTCATTAGCGAACAAGAAGCGGCTGAAGCCGTGCCCTGGCAGCTGGCACCGCGACGTCCTGTCGCGCCAGCTGCATGACCCACATCCTGTGGGCCCGAAAGCGTCCACCTGCAGCGAATTCATTAGTTGATCTACATTAGTTTTTCACTTTATTTATTATTAGGAGGAATTCCAATGAATTTTCAATGGGGAAAAGTATTAATCGCGGCATTGTTTGAAGTGGCGTGGGTAGTCGGATTAAAGCATGCGGATTCGCTCGGCGAATGGCTGATAACGGTCGTTGCGATCGGCGTCAGCTTCACGTTGCTGATCGACGCCGGAAACAAATTGCCGGTCGGCACCGTGTATGCGGTATTTGTCGGGCTCGGGACAGCCGGGACGGTCTTGTCCGAAATCGTCTTGTTCAACGAACCTGTCAGTGCCGCAAAATTGGTACTGGTCGGGATACTACTGCTCGGCGTTATCGGATTGAAACTCGTGACACCGGATTCTGCACCTGAAAGGAGTGAAGCGTGATGGCTTGGGTTTCATTGATATTTGCAGGGATTTTTGAAATGGTCGGCGTCGCCATGATCAACAAATGGCATCACGACCGCAAATGGCAGTCACTCGCGATGCTCATCGGCGGCTTTGTCGCGAGCTTCTTATTTTTATCGTTTGCGATGGAAACACTTCCGATGGGAACGGCGTACGCGATTTGGACCGGCATCGGGGCATCCGGCGGTGCGATCATCGGCATGCTGTTCTACAACGAATCAAAAGATTGGCGGCGCATCTTGTTTATCGCGATGGTGCTCGGGTCTGCCGTCGGGTTGAAGCTCGTTTCATAATTAATAATGGCAAAACTCCCCCGCTTCCCCTACTATGAAAACTAGAGATCAATGGCAAAAACATCCTTTTTTGCCACTACACCAAGACTTACACCATCTATTCAAAGGGAGTGGGATGGAATGGATTTCAAGAATGTCACGGTCGCAGGAAGTGGTGTGTTGGGGAGCCAAATCGCTTTTCAGTCTGCGTATCACGGGTTTGACGTTGCGGTATACGATATCACCGAGGAAGCGTTGACTCGCGCAAAAGAACGTTTCGACGTGCTGAAAAAGCATTTCAAGAAAGATTTGAAAGCGACCGATGAAGCGTTGGACGCAGCGTATCATCGCCTGTCTTTCCATACGGATTTAGGGGAGGCCGTAAAGAATGCCGATTTGATGATCGAAGCGGTGCCTGAGGTACTCGATATCAAAAAAGAGTTCTACACGAACTTGGCAAAAGTCGCACCGCAACAGACCGTCTTTGCGACCAACACGTCAACGATGCTGCCGAGCACGTTTGCGGAATATACAGGACGGCCCGAGAAGTTTTTGGCGCTTCATTTCGCTAACGACATCTGGCGCAGCAATACCGCAGAGATCATGGGACACGGTGGCACCGATGAATCGGTCTTCAACGACGTGGTCGAGTTTTCTCAAGCGATTGGCATGGTGGCGCTGCCTCTACACAAAGAACAGCCGGGCTATATTTTGAATACCTTGCTCGTGCCGTTTTTGAATTCGGCGCAGTATTTGGTCGTCAATGGCATTTCGGATCCGCACACTGTCGACAAAACCTGGATGATCGCAACCGGCGCGCCACGAGGACCGTTCGCGATCTTGGATGTTATCGGCATCAATACGCCCTATCACTTGTCCGTCGCCAAAGCCAATGCCGGCGACGCAGAAGCGGCAAAAGTCGCGGACTACCTGAAAACGGAATTTCTCGACAAAGGCCGCATGGGCATCCAAAACGGCAAAGGCTTCTACGATTACCCGAACCCGCGCTATATGGACAAAGATTTTTTAAAAGAATGAGCTAAGACAACCCGCAAATCTGTGCGTGAATAAACACAGGTTTGCGGGTTTTTTGCGTTTTTATTTTCTTGTAGATTAAAGATGCACCCAAACTGAGCCTCTTAGTTTGGTGGTGCTTCTCTATTGTTTAGATCTTGCCTTGATATATGCGCTTGCCGCTATCCAAGTCGATGATTTCTAACTCTTGGCTATGTTTCAGAAAAATGGTCTTGAACTGTTTTTCACCGCTTTCATTCACTAGAAAGAGAATGCGGTTTCCTGGATTGTCTGTGGCTAAATGGTAGGTAAGTGAATCCGTAGTTACTTTCGTTTCGATCGTCGCGTATTCTGCGTAGTTTGCGGCATCTACCGGCCGGCTGAATTCCTCGTCAGGGACAGCTTCTTCATCGGGAGCTTGTGTTAAAAATTCCCCTGATGCGGCGTCGATCATGAACTCATATTCACGGCTAGAACTTTCCACTTCGACTTCGTAAAAACGATTATCTTCTAACGATAACTCCACTTCCTGTACCGTTCCTTCCACTTTAGCGAACACTTCCTGCAAAGCTTCCTCTGCACTTATTTTCGGTTCCTCAGTGGCGTTCAATGCAGACGCCCCTACAACAGACGCGCCGCCAATGCCGCCCGCGATGGCAGTTCCTGCAATGAGTTTCATCCCTAATTTTTTCAAAACGATTCCTCCTTTTTGTTATTACACAATAACAATAACGAACCGAAATGAGCTTCAACTGAGGAGAAGATTAGAATTCGATGAGAATCCCCGCTTTCGTCTTTTACTTGTTTAACTGCTTGTTTCGTGACCCCTTTTACCATTGGATATATGATCTGATCGACACAGCAACAACATCTTCAAAAATTCATTTACTATAGCTTTTGTTAAGGTACGAAAAAAATTGTCTAGCTGGATTCGCCAAACTACAGTACAGTGTTGTGCAGCGACAGGAACAATATTGGGACTGAGAAAAGATAGATTTCAGCAAATACATCGAATATGGTAGAGACAAGGGAGGCCTGAAGGATGTTTTTAGACGAACGAAGCGCTAATTTACTAAAGCTCCTGCAGTATTCATCGATTCCCTCGATGAGTGAAATGGAAGATCAAACAGGGCTGACACGCAGACAGATTCAATACAGTTTGGGTAAGGTCAATGATTGGCTCCAATTTAATAATTATGCCCTTGTGCAGTACAAAAAAGAACTTGGTTATTTTTTGCCCGATCAGATTCCAGAAGATGAAATCAGCGTCAAGCTGACCAAACGGAGTTATGTTTTTTCAGAAAAGGACCGGGAGCAAGTCATTTACTTAATGATCCTGCTGAGCCAAGAATCACTGTCCGTTTTTCATTTCCAATCGGCCACGGGCGTTTCAAGAAACACCGTACTGAATGACCTCCAGCGTTTGAAAGAACTGGCTAGCGGCATGGGATTAACCATCCAATACTCCAAGCAATCCGGTTACATCATTACGGGCGACAGCCGGATCAAACGATTCGTCATCGAGCAGCTGCTGTATGAAGTATTGAACAGCCCAAACAGCCAAATGATTACACAGTGCATCTGGAGTGAATTTGAAGAGCGCATCACGGCGGTGCATCAGAAGTTGGAAACCATCGAAAAGCAGTTGGGCATCATGTTCACGGATGAACGGCTCGATGAACTCGCCTACCTGTTCTTTTCGACCGATCAATTGATCGGTAAAGGAGAAGAGTTGGAGCAAGACCCGAGCTGGCTGCCATTTGCAGAAACTAAAGAATATGCACTGATCGAAGCCATGATCAACACAGCAACGTTCCAATCCAATTGGAGCCAGACGGAAAAACTCTACGCTACCTTGCATCTCGTCAGCATGAACCGGACAAAAGACCGGTCTCCCTTAAGAGATGATCAAGTTTTCCGCGAGCTGTTGCAGCAAGTCACGGAAGAGTTTGAACGGCTGACATTTGTCCATCTTCAAGATAAAGACCAGCTGTACGAGCAGTTGTATGTCCATTTCAAACCGGCTTTTTATCGCATCAAATACGGGTTTCCTCACGTGAATCCGATGATGGAGCGGGTTTCCAAAATTTATCCGGAACTTCATCATTTGACGCGTAAATCCTTGAAGATCCTGGAGAAAGAGCTGGGCATCGAACTGCCGGAAGATGAAGCCGCTTATTTTACGATCTATTTCGGCGGCTGGCTTCAACGGCAAGGCACCCGTTTGGACGACCGGAAAAAAGCGATTGTCGTTTGCCCTCACGGCATCGGCGTCAGCAATATCCTCAACTACACGCTGCGGGAATTGTTTCCGACGATCCTGTTTTTGGATGTCTTGTCTGTCCGGGACACAGCGGAGTATCCACTGGATTATGATTTGGTCTTTTCATCGGTCTACTTGAATACGGAAGCCACTTTATTCGTAGTCCCGCCCATTCTTGAAGAGCGGGACAAGCAGAAACTCAATAAACAAGTGATGCAGGAACTTTACGGTTATACCGTGCCGGACTCGGATGTTGACGGCTTGATGAAGCTCATTTCACAATACGCAACGATCCACGACCCGAAACAATTGGAAAAGGAATTGCAAGCCGCTTTGTATACGCAAGCCGCAGGAACAAACACACATGCAGTAAAGGAGGCAGAAAAACCTGTGCTAGGAGAACTACTGACTACCCAAACTCTTCAATTAAAACAACAAGTCGCCACTTGGCAAGAAGCGATTCAACTGGCTGCCAGCCCGCTCGTCGAATTAGGCACCGTGAAAGAACAATATGTAACGGCGATGATCGAATCGATCGAGAAGAACGGCCCGTACGTGGTCATCACCCCACTGGTCGCCATCCCCCATGCACGCCCTGAAGAAGGAGTGCTGTCCTTATCGATGAGCTTATTGAAGCTTGACCAGGCGGTGGATTTCGCGCCGGATAAACCTGTTCAATTGATCATCGTCTTGGCGGCAGCGGACAGTGACTCGCATCTGCGTGCTTTGATCCAACTGACCACTTTACTGAACGAGCCGGCCAATATTGAAAAAATGCTTGAAGCTACAGACAAAGAACAATTATTGGAGATCATCCAAACATATTCTAAGGAGGAAACAGAATGAAAATCATGGTAGTGTGCGGAAACGGATTAGGAAGCAGCTTTATTATGGAATTGAATGTGAAAAAAGCGTTAAAAGAATTAGGAAAAACAGCGGAAGTCGACCATACCGACCTGACTTCGGCGAAATCGGTGCAGGCTGATATCTTTATCGGAGCTGCCGATATCATGAGCCAACTCGAAGATGGGAAAAGAACCATCATCAACTTAGAGAACATGATGAGCATTCCGGAAATCAAATCCAAACTAGAGCCTCATTTAGCATAAGTCTGGCGTGAAGGGAGAACTGCTATGTTACAGGTAATCATGAACGACATCTTAGGTGAACCAGCCATCCTCATCGGATTGTTTGCGCTCGTGGGGTTATTGCTGCAGCGCAAAAGCAGCGCGGACGTTGTTTCGGGCACATTAAAAACAGTCATGGGCTTTCTCATTATTGGAGCCGGCGCGACAGTACTGATCGGCTCACTGGACATCTTCGGGAAAATGTTCGACTATGCATTCAATGTGCAGGGCGTCATTCCGAACAACGAAGCGATTGTCGCTGCTGCACAAAGCGAGTTCGGAACATCTACTGCCTTGATCATGGTATTCGGGATGATCACCAATATCGTGTTGGCGCGCATCACGCCGTTTAAATTTATCTTCCTGACAGGTCACCATACCTTGTTTATGGCGTGCCTACTCGCTGTCACGTTGTCAGTCGGCGGTCTCGAAGGCGCTCCATTGATCATTGTGGGATCGATTATTTTGGGCTTGTGCATGGTGCTGTTTCCAGCGCTGTTGCAGCCGTATGTGCGGCAGATTACAGGCAGCGACGATTTTGCTGTCGGGCATTTCGGCTCGATTGGCTATTTTGTATCTGCCAATGTCGGCAAATGGGTTGGCGATAAAGAAAAAACAACTGAAGAGATCAAAGTTCCTAAGTCACTGGGCTTTTTGAGAGATACTTCGGTAGCCGTTTCGTTGACAATGGTGTTATTCTTCCTCGTTGTCGCTTTGTTTGCCGGACAGGACTATATTGAAACGACGCTATCAGGCGGTTCGAATTTCTTGGTCTTCTCCTTCATCCAAGCGATCACGTTTGCGGCAGGCGTGTTCATCATCTTGGCGGGTGTTCGAATGCTCATTGCTGAAATCGTCCCTGCTTTCCAAGGGATTGCCGATAAATTGGTGCCGAATACGAAGCCGGCATTGGACGTTCCAACGGTCTTCCCGTTCGCGCCAAATGCTGTCATCATCGGATTCCTATTCAGCTTCCTTGCTGGATTGCTGGCGATGTTCGTCCTACCGGTTCTCGGGTTAAGCGTTATCGTCCCTGGATTGGTT
It encodes the following:
- a CDS encoding 3-hydroxyacyl-CoA dehydrogenase, producing the protein MDFKNVTVAGSGVLGSQIAFQSAYHGFDVAVYDITEEALTRAKERFDVLKKHFKKDLKATDEALDAAYHRLSFHTDLGEAVKNADLMIEAVPEVLDIKKEFYTNLAKVAPQQTVFATNTSTMLPSTFAEYTGRPEKFLALHFANDIWRSNTAEIMGHGGTDESVFNDVVEFSQAIGMVALPLHKEQPGYILNTLLVPFLNSAQYLVVNGISDPHTVDKTWMIATGAPRGPFAILDVIGINTPYHLSVAKANAGDAEAAKVADYLKTEFLDKGRMGIQNGKGFYDYPNPRYMDKDFLKE
- a CDS encoding MarR family winged helix-turn-helix transcriptional regulator — protein: MAEILREIGMIARALDSISNIEFKELELTKGQYLYLVRICENPGIIQEQLLDLIKVDRSTATRALQKLESNGFIEKRNDPDNKKIKKIYPTEKARQAYPFIIRENEHSNTVALEGFTVQEALEAERYLRRIRENIEVDFESVKKGHKRDY
- a CDS encoding PTS sugar transporter subunit IIB — encoded protein: MKIMVVCGNGLGSSFIMELNVKKALKELGKTAEVDHTDLTSAKSVQADIFIGAADIMSQLEDGKRTIINLENMMSIPEIKSKLEPHLA
- a CDS encoding PepSY domain-containing protein → MKKLGMKLIAGTAIAGGIGGASVVGASALNATEEPKISAEEALQEVFAKVEGTVQEVELSLEDNRFYEVEVESSSREYEFMIDAASGEFLTQAPDEEAVPDEEFSRPVDAANYAEYATIETKVTTDSLTYHLATDNPGNRILFLVNESGEKQFKTIFLKHSQELEIIDLDSGKRIYQGKI
- a CDS encoding DMT family transporter; its protein translation is MNFQWGKVLIAALFEVAWVVGLKHADSLGEWLITVVAIGVSFTLLIDAGNKLPVGTVYAVFVGLGTAGTVLSEIVLFNEPVSAAKLVLVGILLLGVIGLKLVTPDSAPERSEA
- a CDS encoding GNAT family N-acetyltransferase, which encodes MASLRKCTASDLQELQDISILTYKETFDEHNSEENMNTYLEAAYNKMKLEKELATPASHFYFAMVDGEVAGYLKINTDEAQTEPMGSEALEVERIYIKKKFQKNGAGKVLMNQAFEMAHELGKEKIWLGVWEHNDNARAFYDKKGFVETGSHSFFMGDDEQTDLILTKTL
- a CDS encoding PTS ascorbate transporter subunit IIC, whose product is MLQVIMNDILGEPAILIGLFALVGLLLQRKSSADVVSGTLKTVMGFLIIGAGATVLIGSLDIFGKMFDYAFNVQGVIPNNEAIVAAAQSEFGTSTALIMVFGMITNIVLARITPFKFIFLTGHHTLFMACLLAVTLSVGGLEGAPLIIVGSIILGLCMVLFPALLQPYVRQITGSDDFAVGHFGSIGYFVSANVGKWVGDKEKTTEEIKVPKSLGFLRDTSVAVSLTMVLFFLVVALFAGQDYIETTLSGGSNFLVFSFIQAITFAAGVFIILAGVRMLIAEIVPAFQGIADKLVPNTKPALDVPTVFPFAPNAVIIGFLFSFLAGLLAMFVLPVLGLSVIVPGLVPHFFTGAAAGVFGNITGGRRGAMAGAFANGLIISFIPAILLVLMGDIGFTGTTFGDSDFGVVGILILSIMKLLGFA
- a CDS encoding DMT family transporter produces the protein MAWVSLIFAGIFEMVGVAMINKWHHDRKWQSLAMLIGGFVASFLFLSFAMETLPMGTAYAIWTGIGASGGAIIGMLFYNESKDWRRILFIAMVLGSAVGLKLVS
- a CDS encoding YczE/YyaS/YitT family protein, which produces MKYFFYVAGLLLLSLGISLTILSDLGTSPFDALLVGLSFNVGLTVGSWEIIIAAIMIVGNAMLGRQKPELLGIMTAVIVGIGIDFWLHALSTAIAPVGVTSQILYFTAGLFAVGVGTAIYLHTNFAPIPVDRLTLLVKELAKTNLFYSRTAIYLMFLILAVVFGGPIGIGTVLTVCFGGLILNAIMPATAKTLDRVLLPKEPLIR
- a CDS encoding FMN-binding negative transcriptional regulator; its protein translation is MYIPKYYKVNDPEEIRAFIQANAFGTLVTTRKDRPIATHLPLQLKKEGEDYYLTGHFAYGNPQWRTIEVANEVLVTFQGPHAYVSSSWYEQKNVPTWNYQSAHVYGTGRLLSEDELRQDLVTLLETYEQHRDEPVLWDTLPKEMLEQEIKGIVGFKLKITEIQAAYKLSQNRTAKDYQNVIDGLREEDHPAAHEVADVMDKRRP
- a CDS encoding BglG family transcription antiterminator; translated protein: MFLDERSANLLKLLQYSSIPSMSEMEDQTGLTRRQIQYSLGKVNDWLQFNNYALVQYKKELGYFLPDQIPEDEISVKLTKRSYVFSEKDREQVIYLMILLSQESLSVFHFQSATGVSRNTVLNDLQRLKELASGMGLTIQYSKQSGYIITGDSRIKRFVIEQLLYEVLNSPNSQMITQCIWSEFEERITAVHQKLETIEKQLGIMFTDERLDELAYLFFSTDQLIGKGEELEQDPSWLPFAETKEYALIEAMINTATFQSNWSQTEKLYATLHLVSMNRTKDRSPLRDDQVFRELLQQVTEEFERLTFVHLQDKDQLYEQLYVHFKPAFYRIKYGFPHVNPMMERVSKIYPELHHLTRKSLKILEKELGIELPEDEAAYFTIYFGGWLQRQGTRLDDRKKAIVVCPHGIGVSNILNYTLRELFPTILFLDVLSVRDTAEYPLDYDLVFSSVYLNTEATLFVVPPILEERDKQKLNKQVMQELYGYTVPDSDVDGLMKLISQYATIHDPKQLEKELQAALYTQAAGTNTHAVKEAEKPVLGELLTTQTLQLKQQVATWQEAIQLAASPLVELGTVKEQYVTAMIESIEKNGPYVVITPLVAIPHARPEEGVLSLSMSLLKLDQAVDFAPDKPVQLIIVLAAADSDSHLRALIQLTTLLNEPANIEKMLEATDKEQLLEIIQTYSKEETE
- a CDS encoding restriction endonuclease — its product is MEEFFSGFQLGLDMLWSIATAEPQLAGFLVVFVLGAFSLALITNILRDRKLKRSGMLQVDQMKGKEFEDYLRVLFLERGYHVQMTPATGDYGADLILSKGGQRIVVQAKRYKKNVGLKAVQEVSTAKLHYKADECWVVTNSGYTEPAKKLAASNGVKLVDRVVLMRWMIEMNKQAVTGKEIAASKVKGETNDKEKL